The Moorena producens PAL-8-15-08-1 genomic interval TAAGGGAGGTAGGTTAACAAAGGTAGGAAGCGTTATACTCCTAATTCCAGCATTTACCCTATGGGGTAAGGGATACTTGACTGAGTAAAGCTCCTTTCCATAGGCATCTTTCAGCACAAACTTTAAATATACCCCTGATGCTGATTCCATACAGGGCATATACCAAGAGAAAGTGGGGTATTTAGCAAGCGTTGTTCCGATCCCAGAACTGGGAACCAACGCTACAGGATTTTTGAGGTTTGATTTCTGGCATTTGGAATCCTTAGTTCCTCCAGGACCCCTAGTTCCTCCAGGACGTCCTAGATCCGAGGGTTCGCCTGTAGGAGGTGGATCAAATTCAGATAAATATATACTTTCCCAGTGGTTCGGTATCTTCTCAATCAGTTCCCTCCCTAGGGAAGAACTCGCCTGAGCTTGTACCTGGGCTGGAAGATTGACTGCCAGACTGAAAGCCAAAGCAACCGTTAAGACCGTAAATTTTGATGAACGTGTTAACCAAGCCATGATAAAACTATTCCCTGATAGAGCCAAGTTTCTCTTAAGTAAGCAGGATAAGTGAGAAGTATGGCAGAACAACAGCCCTTGGAGGCACCCGTAACCCCTCTAAGAGGATCAGGTTTTCAGTCCTTACCTGCATCATTTTAACAATAACTTCAGGTATTTGAGACATCGCCACTCTAAGCTTATAATTTTGTCTAAATCTTCATCTGATCTTCATCGGATTTACTCATGATTCTGAATTCATATCCATTTTTTAAAGAACGACAAAAATTAGACAAAACTATCCGACCAATTGGAGCATCTTCCCTGCAAGGTATAGCATTTTGGAGAGAAAAAATAATTGCTATCGACTCGATAAAGGGTTATCTACTACAAATTGATCCCTTTACTGATAACACAACGATTTTGAATCCAGATCGTGAGTCAGATTTAGTCGGTGTTACTGGTTTAGCAGTGGCAGGAGAAACCCTCTGGTTAACGTTACAAGATAGTGTATATTTTTGCCATATAAATAAAAAAATAACCCTGCAACACTTTGTTGATTTGCCTTCCAATCCTAATGGAATCGCTGTTAAAGATTCAACGGTTTATGTTACCTGTAAAAAACTGGGATATATTATTATATATAGCATAAATACAGGTCATGAAATTACCCGATTGCGTTCTCCGGGAGTTGGCATTGAACATATAACAATTCGCGATGAAGAACTGTGGGTATCTGATGACCAAGAACAGACAGTTTACTGTCTTGATCGAGCAACTGGCGAAATTCAGTTCAGTGTACTCACCCCCTTTGAAAATCCTACTGGCTTAGCGTTTTGTTCTGACCCCCAGACGGGAGAGGATACCCTCTATGTTGCTTATGCAACTGAGGAGGCTTACATCCGCGATAACCCTAACGCTGATCCTAATTATGAATTGCAGTATCGCGATCGCACTTTTATTCATCCGTTACACTTTACCTACAATCCGGAAGGTCGCTATGCACTCTCCAATGGCTATTTAATCGAAATGTCCTACGTCGAGGAACTTGACCCCCTCAAGGATATCGAGTTGAATGATTTGGAATGGCGAATTGCCTTGCCATCGGAAACTGACCGACAAAAGGTCTCAAAAGTCGAACCCGTAGGTATACCCTTTACTATAGACGTTCAAGATGGTCAGCAAGTTGCCGTCTTTAAGTTTGACAATCTCAAGCCAGGGGAACGCCATATCTTTGGCTGGAAGGCACTCCTAGAAGTCTGGAGTATCAAGTACCGCCTGACACCACGGGATATGGAGGCGTTGCCTGAGTTACCGCCAGAATTTCAGAACCGTTATTTGGTGGATGATGACAAGTTAGCCATGGATACAGAAATCATCCGCCGTTCGGCTAAAGAAGCAATTGGTAGCGAAACGAATCTGTTGCGGCAAGTCTACAGTATTCGCAATTATGTCTACGACAAACTTTCCTACCACGTGACCCCTAAAATAGATACTCCTGACATTGTGCTACGAAGGGGTGTGGGGTCTTGCGGCGAGTATTTGGGAGTATTGCTAGCTTTGGGACGCCTTAATGGTATCGCGTGCCGCACTGTTGGTCGTTACAAATGCCCTCCCCATCCTGACCAAATTGGTATTCCTTTAGTACCAGATTTTAATCATGTTTGGATGGAATTTTATATCCCAACAATCGGCTGGCTACCGATGGAATCGAGTGCTGATGATACGGTTGAAGGGGGTCCTTATCCCACTCGGTTTTTGATGGGTCTTGCCTGGTACCATATAGAGATCGGTAAAGGAATTAAGTTTGA includes:
- a CDS encoding DUF928 domain-containing protein, which gives rise to MAWLTRSSKFTVLTVALAFSLAVNLPAQVQAQASSSLGRELIEKIPNHWESIYLSEFDPPPTGEPSDLGRPGGTRGPGGTKDSKCQKSNLKNPVALVPSSGIGTTLAKYPTFSWYMPCMESASGVYLKFVLKDAYGKELYSVKYPLPHRVNAGIRSITLPTFVNLPPLEVNQKYYWQVGLIDPVYSSNNIYIDGGVKRVEENPNLAQRLKQATPQQRVVIYANDRLWYETLTTLVELRRQRPNDKNLAEAWNKLLASVGLGAIAEKPLFEHASKTHN
- a CDS encoding transglutaminase domain-containing protein, encoding MILNSYPFFKERQKLDKTIRPIGASSLQGIAFWREKIIAIDSIKGYLLQIDPFTDNTTILNPDRESDLVGVTGLAVAGETLWLTLQDSVYFCHINKKITLQHFVDLPSNPNGIAVKDSTVYVTCKKLGYIIIYSINTGHEITRLRSPGVGIEHITIRDEELWVSDDQEQTVYCLDRATGEIQFSVLTPFENPTGLAFCSDPQTGEDTLYVAYATEEAYIRDNPNADPNYELQYRDRTFIHPLHFTYNPEGRYALSNGYLIEMSYVEELDPLKDIELNDLEWRIALPSETDRQKVSKVEPVGIPFTIDVQDGQQVAVFKFDNLKPGERHIFGWKALLEVWSIKYRLTPRDMEALPELPPEFQNRYLVDDDKLAMDTEIIRRSAKEAIGSETNLLRQVYSIRNYVYDKLSYHVTPKIDTPDIVLRRGVGSCGEYLGVLLALGRLNGIACRTVGRYKCPPHPDQIGIPLVPDFNHVWMEFYIPTIGWLPMESSADDTVEGGPYPTRFLMGLAWYHIEIGKGIKFEILKSQGVPVKKEDISIGELAINHVRFKILAELPSGSASIEQ